One region of Planctomycetota bacterium genomic DNA includes:
- the yjfF gene encoding sugar ABC transporter permease YjfF: MKIAIKRRHIPLAATALVLALVYAAAAMKFPGFFSLRVLVDFFKDNAFVGVAAIGMTFVILSGGIDLSVGAVVGFTSILIATLVRDHSVHPLEAIALALLFGSALGAVMGCLIHFQKLPPFLVTLAGLFFARGMGFLVSGESIGIKHPFYARLMDVGLPLPGSATVPLTALVFLAVFAAGVYLAHFTKFGRTVYAIGGSEPSALLMGLAVGRTKILLYTLNGFCASLAGVVFSFYGQAGNPTWGIGTELDAIAAVVIGGTLLSGGVGYVAGTLMGVLILGVIQTAIAFQGNLNTWWTKIAVGVLLLVFILLQNLVSRVSARGGGAKGRTPASGKTPV; the protein is encoded by the coding sequence ATGAAAATCGCGATCAAGCGACGGCACATTCCGCTGGCCGCGACGGCGCTCGTCCTGGCGCTCGTGTACGCGGCGGCGGCGATGAAGTTCCCGGGCTTCTTCTCGCTCCGGGTCCTCGTGGACTTCTTCAAGGACAACGCCTTCGTGGGCGTGGCGGCGATCGGCATGACCTTCGTCATCCTCTCGGGGGGCATCGACCTGTCGGTCGGGGCGGTCGTCGGGTTCACGAGCATCCTCATTGCGACCCTCGTGCGAGACCATTCGGTCCATCCTCTGGAGGCCATCGCCCTGGCACTCCTCTTCGGGTCCGCCCTGGGCGCCGTGATGGGATGCCTCATCCACTTCCAGAAACTCCCGCCGTTCCTCGTCACGCTCGCCGGGTTGTTCTTCGCGCGGGGCATGGGGTTCCTCGTCAGCGGAGAATCCATCGGCATCAAGCACCCGTTCTATGCGCGGCTGATGGACGTGGGCCTTCCCCTGCCGGGGTCGGCGACGGTGCCGCTGACGGCCCTCGTCTTCCTCGCCGTGTTCGCGGCGGGCGTGTATCTGGCCCACTTCACGAAGTTCGGGCGGACGGTGTACGCAATCGGCGGCAGCGAGCCGTCGGCGCTCCTGATGGGCCTCGCGGTCGGCCGGACGAAAATCCTCTTGTACACGCTGAACGGTTTCTGCGCCAGCCTGGCGGGTGTCGTGTTCTCGTTCTACGGCCAGGCGGGCAACCCCACCTGGGGCATCGGTACGGAACTCGACGCCATTGCCGCCGTCGTCATCGGCGGCACGCTGCTCTCGGGCGGCGTCGGGTACGTCGCAGGGACGCTCATGGGCGTTCTGATCCTCGGCGTGATCCAGACGGCCATCGCGTTTCAGGGGAACCTCAACACGTGGTGGACGAAGATCGCGGTCGGCGTCCTTTTGCTCGTCTTCATTCTGCTTCAGAACCTCGTCTCGCGGGTGTCGGCAAGGGGGGGCGGCGCGAAGGGGCGCACTCCGGCCTCCGGCAAGACACCTGTCTGA